Genomic segment of Sinorhizobium meliloti:
ACCTTCCAGCAGATCCAGAAGTACGAAAAAGGCACGAACCGCGTCGGCGCGAGCCGGCTGCAGAACATTTCGCAGATACTCAACGTGCCGGTGTCGTTCTTCTTCGAGGATGCTCCGGGCGATGGCGGCGGCACCGGGCCGGGGATGGCCGAGGCGTCGAGCTCCAACTACGTCGTCGATTTCCTGTCCTCCTCGGAAGGGCTGCAGCTCAACCGCGCCTTCGTGAAAATTTCCGACCCGAAGGTCCGGCGCAAGCTGGTAGACCTCGTTAAAGCACTGGCCGCCGAGGCGGAGAGCGAATAGGCGGCAAGTCGCCCGGCACGAAAGAAGCGGCATCAAGCCGCTTTTTTCGTATGGAGACTGCTGTCCGAGCTCCAACCCTGCCGATAGGGACGGCAGCGCTTCGAGGCTGCGCATCCGACAAGGCGCGCTGGCGGCGGCTCACTCCCGCGAGCGAAAATTTTCCCTCAAGTCCGCATTTTCGGGAAAGCGGAACGTCGCAGTGATGCCGATATAAAGATATATTTATGTCGTTGTGTGCTTGTTTTTCACCGGCAAAACCACTAAACGTTTGGACCGCTTCTTTCATTGAGGGGACTTCCCGCATGCGCGCAAACTACCTGTTCACAAGTGAATCCGTAGCCGAAGGTCATCCGGACAAAGTGTGTGACCGTATCTCCGACGAAATCGTGGATCTGGTCTACCGCGAAGCCGCAAAGACCGGCGTCGATCCGTGGACTGTGCGCATCGCCTGTGAGACGCTGGCGACGACCAATCGTGTGGTCATCGCCGGAGAGGTCAGGCTGCCGCCGAGCCTTCTCAAGAAAGACAAGAACGGCGTCGACGTCATCAATCCCTCGAAGTTCAAGTCGGCGGCCCGCAAGGCGATCCGCGACATCGGCTATGAGCAGGACGGCTTCCATTGGAAGACTGCGAAAATCGACGTTCTTCTGCACTTCCAGTCCGCACACATCGCGCAGGGCGTGGATAATGCCGCCGACAAGCAGGGCGAAGAAGGCGCGGGCGACCAGGGAATCATGTTCGGCTATGCCTGCCGCGAGACCGCCGAGCTCATGCCGGCGCCGATCTACTATTCGCACCGCATCCTCAATCTGCTCGCTGCGGCCCGCAAGAAGGGCGAAGGCGAAGTCGCCAAGCTTGGTCCGGACGCCAAGAGCCAGGTGACCGTGCGGTACGTCGACGGCAAGCCGGCCGAGGCCACCTCGATCGTTCTTTCCACCCAGCATCTCGACGAGAGCTGGGATTCCACCAAGGTCCGCTCCGTGGTCGAACCCTATATCCGTGAGGCGCTCGGGGACCTGAAGATCGCCGACGACTGCACCTGGTACATCAATCCTACCGGCAAGTTCGTCATCGGTGGACCGGACGGCGACGCGGGCCTTACCGGCCGCAAGATCATCGTCGACACCTATGGCGGCGCGGCTCCGCATGGCGGCGGTGCCTTCTCCGGCAAGGACACGACCAAGGTCGACCGCTCGGCCGCCTATGCGGCCCGCTACCTTGCCAAGAACGTCGTAGCGGCGGGTCTCGCCGAGCGCTGCACCATCCAGCTTTCCTACGCGATCGGCGTAGCCCAGCCGCTGTCGATCTATGTCGACCTGCACGGCACCGGAAAGGTCTCGGAAGATCAGGTGGAGAGCGCCATCCGCAAGACGATGGACCTGTCGCCGACGGGCATCCGCCGCCATCTCGACCTCAACCGGCCGATCTATGCCAAGACCTCCGCCTACGGCCATTTCGGCCGCAAGGCCGGCCGCGACGGTTCCTTCTCCTGGGAGAAGCTCGACCTGGTCAAGCCGCTGAAAGAGGCGATCGAGAGCGACTCCTCGTCCGTCAACGGAAGAGCGGCGAGCCGCGCGGCGTAAGCCCTGCCCGCGAGGCAGCTTCGGAAGAAGCCGCGTATTGAAGATATCGCAGCCGCCTGTTATCAGCCGTGGCAACAGTCAGGCGGGCGCTCCGGAGAGGAGCGTCCGCCTCCTTCATTGTTATTTCGGGCTCGGCTCGATCGGAAATCATGGATGCGGAGCTGGATGAGGAAAACGATGTGCGTCCTCTACCCGCAGCCTGCTTCATCTATGGGAAGAACGACATGACCGAAACGCGCGGTGCCAGAGCAACGGAGGCTTTCTTCGGCCGCCGCAAGGGCAAGCCCTTGCGGGAGCGGCAGGCAGCCCATCTCGAACACCTGCTGCCCCTTTTGAAGCTCGATCTCGCGAAGCCGGCACCGGCCGATCTGACGGCGCTTTTTTCCGAGCCCGTCGAAAGAATCCGCCTGGAGATCGGCTTCGGCGGCGGAGAGCACCTGATCCACCGTGCTGCGGAAGACCCGGCGACCGGCTTTATCGGGGTGGAGCCCTTCGTCAATTCGATGGCGAAGCTGCTCGGGCATATCGAGGCGAAGGCGATCAGGAACATCCGCCTCTACGATGACGACGCGACGCAGGTGCTGGATTGGCTGCCGGCGGCATCCGTCGACCAGATCGACCTGCTTT
This window contains:
- a CDS encoding helix-turn-helix domain-containing protein, with amino-acid sequence MIENKKKPNPIDIHVGSRIRLRRTMLGMSQEKLGESLGITFQQIQKYEKGTNRVGASRLQNISQILNVPVSFFFEDAPGDGGGTGPGMAEASSSNYVVDFLSSSEGLQLNRAFVKISDPKVRRKLVDLVKALAAEAESE
- the metK gene encoding methionine adenosyltransferase, whose translation is MRANYLFTSESVAEGHPDKVCDRISDEIVDLVYREAAKTGVDPWTVRIACETLATTNRVVIAGEVRLPPSLLKKDKNGVDVINPSKFKSAARKAIRDIGYEQDGFHWKTAKIDVLLHFQSAHIAQGVDNAADKQGEEGAGDQGIMFGYACRETAELMPAPIYYSHRILNLLAAARKKGEGEVAKLGPDAKSQVTVRYVDGKPAEATSIVLSTQHLDESWDSTKVRSVVEPYIREALGDLKIADDCTWYINPTGKFVIGGPDGDAGLTGRKIIVDTYGGAAPHGGGAFSGKDTTKVDRSAAYAARYLAKNVVAAGLAERCTIQLSYAIGVAQPLSIYVDLHGTGKVSEDQVESAIRKTMDLSPTGIRRHLDLNRPIYAKTSAYGHFGRKAGRDGSFSWEKLDLVKPLKEAIESDSSSVNGRAASRAA
- a CDS encoding tRNA (guanosine(46)-N(7))-methyltransferase TrmB codes for the protein MTETRGARATEAFFGRRKGKPLRERQAAHLEHLLPLLKLDLAKPAPADLTALFSEPVERIRLEIGFGGGEHLIHRAAEDPATGFIGVEPFVNSMAKLLGHIEAKAIRNIRLYDDDATQVLDWLPAASVDQIDLLYPDPWPKRKHWKRRFVSAVNLDRFARILKPGGVFCFASDIDSYINWTLIHCRDHAAFEWTAETAADWLTPFAGWPSTRYEAKARREGRSSAYLTFRRR